From Xenopus tropicalis strain Nigerian chromosome 3, UCB_Xtro_10.0, whole genome shotgun sequence, the proteins below share one genomic window:
- the LOC105946953 gene encoding extracellular calcium-sensing receptor: MRMRLKARLYWCIWHLVIFYFIPPSYGNDIPCNLSLSELSVILEPGDILIGVLLPFHIDKTFLKISFTETPPTVSCTRFLLETYQQFQAMRFALDEINKSPTLLPNVTLGFYVYDSCANLRKEQEGTLWMLTGMNKTVPNYCCQEWPRLAAVLGHSVSTYSILMAHILGLYRYPQISHYSTSSSLSDRSQFPSFFRTVPSDAFQSRGLAHLLLYFGWTWVGLVGMGSDYGEQGVYLITQELIKAGACVAFTGFILSNREDKNVPYLTRIIKESTARVIVVFAPDIYFAALLDELLKQNLTGKIFVASEAWSISSMLSAEKYSSALTGAIGFAFSSSPLPGLRGFLNKVRPSNTPGQTITKIFWENIFKCKFMDQGNLTGTWIDSTKLCTGKEDLEMVESSYNDVSNLRSSYSIYTSIQILARSLHNLFSCWNGKETLSGGTCVDAKNFKPWQLTHYIQNAHVKLSNGREVSFDINGDLPAVYDIVNWQLRADGTMKQVKVGSYDTADTNGNIFSINISAVMWAPGDHQVPSSVCSKSCPPGFRRAVIRGQPICCFQCVPCPYGEISNKSGSNECSKCPWNMWPNVDKDRCVPKATDFLSFEEPLGTTLTAATITSSLVPLSVLGLYYCYRSTPIVRANNYSLSCTLLVSLTLCFLCSLSFIGCPQQLKCFLRQVAFGMVFTLCVSCILAKTIMVVLAFMATKPGSSLKKWTGPRVSYIIVSICNILQLCLCICWLSLFPPFPEYNTDTQPEIIIIVCNEGSTIAFWCMLGYLGLLATISFIVAFLARHLPESFNEARFITFSMLSFLTVWISFIPASLSTRGQYIVAMEVFAILSSSWALLVCMFLPKCFIIVFRPNLNSREHLIRRARN; encoded by the exons ATGAGAATGAG GTTGAAGGCTCGCTTGTACTGGTGTATATGGCACCTTGTTATCTTCTACTTCATCCCACCCTCTTATGGAAATGATATCCCGTGTAACCTGAGCCTATCAGAGCTCTCCGTCATACTTGAGCCAGGAGATATCCTAATAGGGGTCCTGCTACCATTTCATATTGataaaacatttctgaaaatatcATTTACTGAGACACCTCCCACAGTCTCTTGTACACG gtttctcCTAGAAACATACCAGCAGTTCCAAGCCATGAGGTTTGCATTGGATGAGATAAACAAAAGCCCAACTCTTCTTCCCAACGTTACTCTTGGCTTCTATGTCTACGACTCATGTGCAAACCTGAGGAAGGAACAGGAGGGAACACTATGGATGCTGACGGGTATGAATAAGACTGTACCCAATTATTGCTGCCAAGAATGGCCACGTTTGGCTGCTGTCCTTGGGCATTCGGTATCTACTTATTCTATTCTAATGGCCCATATTCTGGGGCTCTACAGGTACCCCCAG ATCAGTCACTACTCAACCAGCTCCTCCCTGAGTGACCGGTCACAGTTCCCTTCCTTCTTCAGGACAGTCCCCAGTGATGCTTTCCAGTCACGTGGACTTGCCCACCTCCTGCTGTATTTTGGATGGACATGGGTGGGTCTGGTTGGCATGGGAAGTGATTACGGAGAACAGGGAGTTTATCTGATCACACAGGAGCTTATTAAAGCTGGAGCTTGTGTAGCCTTTACTGGTTTCATCCTCTCTAATCGAGAAGATAAGAATGTGCCGTATCTAACCAGAATCATCAAAGAGTCAACAGCGAGGGTAATAGTGGTGTTTGCCCCTGACATCTATTTTGCTGCACTTTTGGATGAGTTACTGAAGCAGAACCTGACTGGGAAAATCTTTGTGGCCAGTGAAGCCTGGTCCATATCATCAATGTTATCAGCTGAAAAATATTCTTCAGCTCTCACTGGCGCAATTGGGTTTGCATTTTCTAGCTCACCATTACCAGGGCTTAGGGGCTTCCTTAACAAGGTCCGTCCCTCTAATACACCGGGACAAACCATAACTAAAATATTTTGGGAAAACATCTTTAAATGCAAATTTATGGACCAGGGAAATCTCACGGGAACATGGATAGATTCTACGAAGCTTTGCACAGGAAAGGAAGATCTAGAAATGGTTGAGAGCAGCTACAATGATGTGTCTAACCTAAGAAGCTCCTACAGTATATACACTTCTATCCAGATCCTAGCTCGGTCTTTGCACAATCTCTTCTCATGTTGGAATGGAAAAGAAACACTTTCTGGTGGAACCTGTGTGGATGCTAAAAACTTCAAACCATGGCAG CTGACACATTATATTCAGAACGCCCATGTGAAACTAAGCAATGGAAGAGAGGTGTCATTTGATATCAATGGAGATCTACCTGCAGTGTATGACATAGTAAATTGGCAGCTCCGTGCTGATGGGACCATGAAGCAGGTCAAGGTTGGGAGCTACGATACTGCAGATACCAATGGAAACATTTTCTCTATCAACATAAGTGCAGTGATGTGGGCTCCAGGGGACCACCAG GTTCCTTCTTCTGTCTGCAGTAAGAGTTGCCCCCCAGGATTCAGGAGAGCAGTTATACGAGGGCAGCCCATCTGCTGCTTCCAATGTGTCCCTTGTCCATATGGAGAAATATCCAACAAGTCAG GCTCCAATGAGTGCTCCAAGTGCCCGTGGAATATGTGGCCTAATGTCGACAAGGACAGATGTGTTCCCAAGGCCACAGACTTTCTCTCCTTTGAAGAACCACTAGGTACGACTTTGACCGCTGCCACCATAACGTCCTCTCTGGTTCCACTTTCAGTCTTGGGACTCTATTACTGTTATAGGAGCACTCCTATTGTAAGAGCCAATAATTATTCCCTAAGCTGCACTCTACTGGTTTCCTTAACCCTTTGCTTTCTCTGTTCTCTGTCATTTATTGGTTGCCCCCAGCAGCTGAAATGTTTTCTACGCCAGGTTGCATTCGGCATGGTTTTCACGCTTTGTGTTTCTTGTATCTTGGCCAAAACGATCATGGTTGTTTTGGCATTTATGGCCACCAAACCAGGCAGTAGCCTAAAGAAATGGACCGGTCCAAGAGTATCTTATATCATTGTCTCCATATGCAACATTTTACAGCTTTGCTTGTGCATCTGTTGGTTGTCCCTCTTCCCACCATTCCCAGAATATAACACAGACACCCAGCCTGAGATTATCATCATTGTATGCAATGAAGGCTCAACTATTGCCTTCTGGTGCATGCTTGGCTACCTTGGACTCTTGGCCACCATAAGCTTCATTGTGGCCTTCCTGGCGAGACATCTTCCTGAAAGTTTCAATGAGGCCAGGTTtatcacattcagtatgttgtCCTTCCTCACAGTCTGGATATCTTTTATCCCAGCCTCTCTCAGCACACGTGGCCAATATATTGTGGCCATGGAAGTGTTTGCCATCTTGTCTTCCAGTTGGGCACTGCTGGTCTGCATGTTTCTACCAAAATGCTTCATCATCGTTTTCAGACCCAACTTGAACTCTCGAGAGCACCTCATACGTAGAGCCAGGAATTAA